The following coding sequences are from one Elusimicrobium minutum Pei191 window:
- a CDS encoding HD domain-containing phosphohydrolase, protein MAAKLTAEEQLNLLVEFGKQVSTEFRLDELLDIIGNHITKNLNVGQCTIFLKDVEYGELWSKIAQGKGLDHTEIRIPLNSKNIIAYVAASGTSVNITNAYEDPRFSIELDMVTDFKTVNMLAVPLKNNTGKVLGVFQVANKKDGTVFDNKDEGLLMLLSTLASSAIEIARLYQDLNISQLETIYRLAITAEYRDQRDTKEHLRNISIISYLLALSLGLAKERCNLIKNASPLHDIGKVALADNILLKPAKLTDQEYEIMKAHTIYGGRILEGAHSKVLKMAHKIALSHHEKWNGKGYPKGLAGEEIPLEARIVSVADVFDALCMQRIYKAAWTPEKAYEYMLEESGESFDPRIIEAFKKIFPSVKKIYSGDDKSVIPDDSFFKTVKTHDKNRLRIVSNTTKVNTTKF, encoded by the coding sequence ATGGCGGCAAAACTTACGGCGGAAGAGCAGCTTAATCTTCTGGTAGAATTCGGTAAACAGGTATCAACCGAGTTTCGCTTAGACGAACTTTTAGATATTATAGGCAATCATATTACAAAAAACCTAAATGTCGGGCAGTGCACAATTTTTCTAAAAGACGTTGAGTACGGTGAGCTTTGGTCCAAAATAGCGCAGGGCAAAGGGCTTGATCATACCGAAATAAGAATTCCCTTAAACAGCAAAAATATAATAGCGTATGTTGCCGCTTCGGGCACAAGCGTAAATATAACAAATGCTTATGAGGACCCCAGGTTTTCCATAGAACTTGACATGGTTACGGATTTTAAAACCGTTAACATGCTCGCGGTTCCCCTTAAAAACAATACGGGCAAAGTATTAGGCGTTTTCCAGGTTGCTAATAAAAAAGACGGCACCGTGTTTGATAATAAAGACGAAGGCCTTTTAATGCTGCTTTCAACGCTTGCTTCAAGCGCTATAGAAATAGCCCGGCTTTACCAGGATTTAAATATATCCCAGCTGGAAACTATTTACCGCCTGGCCATTACCGCCGAATACAGGGACCAGCGTGATACTAAAGAACATTTAAGAAATATAAGCATAATTTCATATTTACTGGCTTTAAGTTTGGGCTTGGCAAAAGAAAGATGCAACCTTATTAAAAACGCGAGTCCTTTGCACGATATCGGTAAAGTAGCTTTGGCGGATAATATTTTGCTAAAACCCGCAAAACTTACGGATCAGGAATACGAAATTATGAAAGCCCACACAATTTACGGCGGCCGCATTTTGGAGGGCGCGCATTCCAAAGTGTTAAAAATGGCGCATAAAATAGCGCTTTCCCATCATGAAAAATGGAACGGAAAAGGCTATCCCAAAGGCCTGGCGGGCGAAGAAATTCCCTTAGAAGCGCGAATAGTAAGCGTGGCCGACGTTTTTGACGCTCTTTGCATGCAGCGTATTTACAAAGCGGCATGGACGCCCGAAAAAGCGTATGAGTATATGCTTGAGGAAAGCGGCGAATCTTTTGACCCGCGTATTATAGAGGCTTTTAAAAAAATCTTTCCTTCAGTCAAAAAAATCTACAGCGGCGATGATAAAAGTGTAATTCCGGACGACTCATTTTTTAAAACGGTTAAAACCCATGATAAAAACAGGCTTCGCATTGTTTCAAACACCACTAAAGTTAATACAACAAAATTTTAA
- a CDS encoding glycoside hydrolase family 57 protein: MEEKGYLALVLHAHLPFIKHPEYPDFLEEDWFFEAMVETYLPLLNMYEKLTAEGVDFRITMSLTPPLCAMMSDPLLISRFRYYLNARIELSQKELVRTKNTEFQYVAQMYADKFARFKDLFENYYHGNILEGFKKFQDMGKLEIITCCATHGYLPLQVHKESVNAQIKLAADDYKKRFGRQARGIWLAECAYNPGDDRFLKANGIRYFFTETHGILHGVPRPKYGIYAPVYTPSGVGVFARDMESAQQVWSAESGYPGDQSYREFYRDLGYDLDYDYIKPYLHSDGVRRNIGMKYHRITGKVSLSQKDTYYPSDAKSKAAEHAGNFMFNRQKQIEYLSTLMDRKPLVVSMYDAELYGHWWYEGVDFLEYLFKKLHYDQSDIKLITPSEYLSKYPENQVVGPSASSWGDKGYNDVWLNSGNDWVYRHLIKAAERMMEMANYYPNAEGLLKRALNQCARELVLMQSSDWAFLMTVGTAQQYSTKRTKEHIQRFNELYEQIKNNRIDEAYIYGLETKDSIFPEIDYKVYMSELKDKALAS; this comes from the coding sequence ATGGAAGAAAAAGGTTATTTAGCTTTAGTCCTTCACGCGCATTTGCCGTTTATCAAACACCCGGAATATCCTGACTTTTTGGAAGAAGACTGGTTTTTCGAAGCGATGGTTGAAACATACCTTCCGCTTTTAAATATGTATGAAAAGTTAACTGCTGAAGGTGTTGATTTCAGAATAACAATGTCCTTAACGCCGCCGCTTTGCGCTATGATGAGCGACCCGCTTTTAATAAGCCGCTTCAGATATTACCTTAACGCCAGAATAGAATTAAGCCAAAAAGAGCTTGTGCGCACAAAAAACACAGAGTTCCAGTATGTGGCGCAAATGTACGCAGATAAATTTGCAAGATTTAAAGATTTGTTCGAAAACTATTACCACGGCAATATTTTGGAAGGTTTTAAAAAATTCCAAGATATGGGCAAATTAGAAATTATAACCTGCTGCGCTACGCACGGCTATTTGCCTCTGCAGGTGCATAAGGAAAGCGTTAACGCACAAATTAAACTGGCGGCGGACGATTATAAAAAACGCTTCGGCAGGCAGGCAAGAGGTATTTGGTTGGCAGAATGCGCTTATAACCCAGGCGACGATAGGTTTTTAAAAGCCAATGGCATAAGGTACTTTTTTACAGAAACGCACGGCATTTTACACGGTGTTCCACGCCCTAAATACGGTATTTACGCGCCGGTTTACACGCCCAGCGGAGTAGGCGTTTTCGCAAGGGATATGGAAAGCGCCCAGCAGGTCTGGAGCGCGGAGTCCGGCTACCCAGGCGACCAGTCTTACAGAGAATTTTACCGTGATTTAGGCTATGACCTTGATTATGATTACATTAAGCCATACCTTCACAGCGACGGCGTGCGCAGAAATATAGGCATGAAATACCACCGTATTACAGGCAAAGTTTCTTTAAGCCAAAAAGACACTTATTACCCTTCGGACGCGAAAAGTAAAGCCGCAGAACACGCGGGCAACTTTATGTTTAACCGCCAGAAACAAATTGAGTACCTATCCACTTTAATGGACAGAAAACCTTTGGTAGTTTCAATGTATGACGCCGAGCTTTACGGCCACTGGTGGTATGAAGGCGTTGATTTCCTTGAATATCTGTTTAAAAAACTGCATTATGACCAAAGTGACATTAAGCTTATAACACCTTCGGAATATTTATCTAAATATCCGGAAAACCAGGTTGTTGGGCCCAGCGCGTCCTCATGGGGCGACAAGGGGTACAACGATGTTTGGCTTAACAGCGGTAATGACTGGGTTTACAGGCACCTTATTAAAGCGGCTGAACGCATGATGGAAATGGCTAATTACTACCCTAACGCGGAAGGCCTTCTGAAAAGAGCCTTAAACCAATGCGCCAGAGAGCTTGTGCTTATGCAATCCTCCGACTGGGCGTTTTTAATGACGGTAGGCACCGCGCAGCAGTATTCGACAAAGCGCACAAAAGAACATATACAGCGCTTTAATGAATTATACGAGCAAATTAAAAACAACAGAATCGACGAAGCTTATATCTACGGACTTGAAACAAAGGACAGTATTTTCCCTGAGATTGACTACAAGGTTTATATGTCTGAACTTAAAGATAAAGCTTTAGCTTCCTAA
- a CDS encoding DUF4912 domain-containing protein: MDTRNYNSTSFIKVENKEKKEAELQLPSGYGKTEAFLLPKDPAWMFLFWEITGSTYDYIKSQNGFDIFDKAKQIVRLHDTTDVNFDGFNSNGYSDVQIAFSSNSWYLAVPNPGRCYTADLGLLSLEGKFILIARSNPVTVPSGRISDVIDEKWMVVEGDFQKMLAMSGAQYIGMGASELSHMISERLKYLTSLPSSYMSSNKSSKEFFQNTVSEDEDIWLKADCEIIIYGSASPGCTVKINGKEIELKNGSFSIRQSLQKGDMVNLPITAEKGKNKRSLKIKAERED; encoded by the coding sequence ATGGATACAAGAAATTACAACTCCACTTCATTTATAAAAGTGGAAAACAAAGAAAAAAAAGAAGCTGAGTTGCAGCTTCCTTCCGGTTACGGAAAAACAGAGGCTTTTTTGCTGCCTAAAGACCCTGCCTGGATGTTCTTATTTTGGGAAATAACAGGCTCAACTTATGATTATATTAAAAGCCAAAACGGGTTTGATATTTTTGACAAAGCAAAACAAATAGTAAGACTTCATGACACTACAGACGTTAATTTTGACGGGTTTAACTCAAACGGGTATTCAGATGTGCAAATAGCGTTTTCCTCAAATTCCTGGTATTTGGCGGTGCCAAATCCGGGCCGCTGTTATACGGCTGATTTAGGGCTGCTTTCACTCGAAGGTAAATTTATTTTAATAGCCCGCAGCAACCCCGTTACGGTGCCTTCCGGCCGAATAAGCGACGTGATTGACGAAAAATGGATGGTTGTTGAAGGAGATTTCCAAAAAATGCTTGCCATGTCCGGCGCGCAGTATATAGGCATGGGAGCGAGCGAGCTTTCACACATGATAAGCGAAAGGCTTAAATATTTAACTTCGCTTCCTTCCTCTTATATGTCTTCAAACAAAAGTTCTAAAGAATTTTTTCAAAACACCGTTAGTGAGGATGAAGACATTTGGCTTAAAGCGGATTGTGAAATTATAATTTACGGTTCCGCCAGCCCGGGGTGCACGGTTAAAATTAACGGGAAAGAAATTGAACTTAAAAACGGTTCTTTCTCAATAAGGCAAAGTTTGCAAAAAGGCGACATGGTTAACCTGCCCATAACCGCCGAAAAAGGCAAAAACAAAAGAAGCTTAAAAATTAAAGCGGAAAGGGAGGATTAA
- a CDS encoding metallopeptidase TldD-related protein, which yields MKKIIFLISLAFFSLASYATVDYNVVTKAMQDEMNRAKKELKMKGFDKPYYIAYYFKDSESVKITASLGALVSSVTPKYKDIEVSIRVGDYKFDNSNFKVSFFDSDYPAYQTPGDGYGTIRAALWQETDNVYKEALETLSKKKGFMKQKNITDYYDDFSPAAKVNLKEEKNTEKFDKEYFEALSKQLSAIGLKYPEIEKFVVRIIYNNENKYYLDNLGSSYYNNPVEIILSVESSVRAADGFLLENSFEKNFALVTDFPPSDKLMETVKEFASDTAAQSKAVKAEPYIGPILLYKYAAAEFFMNLFVYNIEKIKPEYSDKGTFTNAGEFKDRLGLKVISNIFDVTDNPLAKEYKGAALSGYYRVDDEGVKAQKVDIVKHGKLVNFLTTRSLIKGQKGSTGHGKKRGMEKFPSALTSNIFFTPLKTIPYNELKSKLREECAKQELEYCLMAKGGLGNNFTVYKIYTNDGREEVAYGARMMNNTPRALRDIIYAGDDIDVYNFYRGSLIAPSVIISEMEISPIDEKPVRKPLVSRP from the coding sequence ATGAAAAAGATAATTTTTTTAATTTCCTTAGCGTTCTTTTCTTTAGCCTCCTACGCGACGGTTGATTATAATGTTGTTACAAAAGCCATGCAAGATGAAATGAACCGGGCAAAAAAAGAACTCAAAATGAAGGGCTTTGATAAACCTTATTATATAGCTTATTATTTTAAAGACAGCGAATCGGTTAAAATAACGGCTTCTTTAGGGGCTTTAGTTTCCTCTGTAACGCCAAAATACAAAGATATAGAAGTAAGTATAAGAGTTGGTGACTATAAATTTGATAACAGCAATTTTAAAGTATCTTTTTTTGATTCGGATTATCCGGCCTACCAAACCCCCGGCGACGGGTACGGCACCATAAGAGCGGCATTGTGGCAGGAAACGGACAATGTGTATAAGGAAGCGCTGGAAACCCTTTCCAAGAAAAAAGGATTTATGAAGCAAAAAAATATTACTGATTATTATGATGATTTTTCCCCCGCGGCAAAGGTAAATTTAAAGGAAGAAAAAAATACCGAAAAATTCGACAAAGAGTATTTTGAGGCTTTAAGCAAGCAACTTTCGGCTATCGGCTTGAAATACCCCGAGATTGAAAAATTTGTGGTTAGAATAATATATAACAATGAAAATAAATATTATTTGGATAATTTGGGAAGCAGCTATTATAACAATCCGGTAGAAATAATATTATCCGTTGAGTCTTCCGTAAGGGCGGCGGACGGGTTTTTACTGGAAAATTCTTTTGAAAAAAACTTCGCTTTGGTAACAGATTTTCCGCCGTCAGATAAACTTATGGAAACGGTAAAAGAATTTGCCTCCGATACGGCGGCGCAGTCAAAGGCCGTAAAGGCCGAGCCGTATATAGGTCCCATATTATTGTATAAATACGCCGCGGCCGAGTTTTTTATGAATTTATTTGTTTATAATATTGAAAAAATAAAACCTGAATACTCCGATAAAGGAACTTTTACAAACGCCGGGGAGTTTAAAGACCGCCTGGGGCTAAAAGTTATAAGTAATATTTTTGACGTTACGGACAATCCTTTGGCTAAAGAATACAAAGGCGCGGCTTTATCCGGATATTACAGGGTTGACGACGAAGGCGTAAAAGCGCAAAAGGTTGATATTGTTAAACACGGCAAGCTGGTTAATTTTTTAACGACAAGAAGTTTAATTAAAGGCCAAAAAGGCTCTACGGGGCACGGCAAAAAGAGAGGGATGGAAAAGTTTCCCTCCGCTTTAACAAGCAATATCTTTTTTACCCCGTTAAAAACCATTCCTTATAATGAGTTAAAAAGCAAATTAAGGGAAGAATGCGCTAAGCAGGAATTGGAATATTGCCTAATGGCTAAAGGCGGCCTTGGCAATAATTTTACTGTATATAAGATATATACAAACGACGGAAGAGAAGAAGTAGCCTACGGGGCTAGAATGATGAACAATACCCCCCGCGCTTTAAGAGACATTATTTACGCGGGCGATGATATTGATGTATACAATTTTTACAGAGGCAGCCTTATAGCTCCGTCGGTAATTATTTCGGAAATGGAAATCAGCCCTATTGATGAAAAGCCCGTGCGTAAACCGCTTGTTTCTAGGCCGTAA
- a CDS encoding FAD-binding oxidoreductase encodes MFTRDKFFKARKEIIEILGETRVLSDEISLSLHSFDCSLGRTRPDAVLLINNTNELPFVIKTLNKYSVPFVPRAAATNHVGGCVALKGGVVLHLMGLNKIIRVDTQEEFAEVECCVVNEDLNNLLNSLGYEYLPDPASQKICTLGGNAALNAGGAKGLKYGATREHIIKAEIITPFGEVVTLSNKDKGPDFLGFIIGSEGTLGVITKLWLKISKKDYFIKTMLAAFDSVDESMDAVAAITARGIVPRCIEAMDKTTTAAVEAFSKSGYPTDTEALLLIETDGTARKAAKEIKEIEAVCREHNCKKIIIAENEEKRQALWKGRSGGYAAMARLAPNVFVEDGTVPRAVLPEAIKKTREICETNSITAGLFFHAGDGNLHPNVVFDQRSKQETNIVVKAGKEMLKVCTDLGGTISGEHGVGIEKRSAMSFMYGAAEIAFFKKLKNALDPEGVCNPDKIFPVTDKESAVKEAAKEIKDLSAVIAAARSVKIQGLNSNKIKTDRAKVSLKNINKILDVDIKNYTITVQAGAKVTDVIKELSAKKLYAALPKYKGSVGGLFAQGLCNEFNSYVTGMQAVLAEGEIINYGGKFVKNSAGYNLARLFAGSQGAFGAVTELTFRIFSEKKAAVTQQKTLAENPFYQRIKQTVDKNNKFEGTFDE; translated from the coding sequence ATGTTTACAAGGGATAAATTTTTTAAAGCGCGCAAAGAAATTATTGAAATATTAGGGGAAACCCGAGTTCTTAGTGATGAAATTTCCCTTTCTCTTCATTCTTTTGACTGTAGTTTGGGTAGAACCAGGCCCGATGCCGTGCTTTTAATTAACAATACTAACGAACTCCCTTTCGTAATAAAAACTTTAAATAAATACTCAGTTCCTTTTGTTCCGCGCGCGGCGGCTACAAACCATGTGGGCGGCTGCGTGGCTTTAAAAGGCGGCGTTGTGCTTCACTTAATGGGGCTTAATAAAATTATAAGAGTTGATACCCAAGAAGAATTTGCCGAAGTTGAATGTTGTGTTGTTAATGAGGATTTAAACAATTTACTTAATTCTTTGGGTTACGAATACCTGCCCGACCCCGCCAGCCAAAAAATTTGTACTTTAGGGGGTAACGCCGCTTTAAACGCCGGCGGAGCCAAAGGTTTAAAATACGGCGCCACAAGGGAACATATTATAAAGGCGGAAATTATTACCCCGTTTGGAGAAGTTGTAACCCTTTCCAATAAGGACAAAGGGCCTGATTTTTTGGGTTTTATAATAGGTTCGGAAGGAACTTTGGGGGTTATAACAAAACTTTGGCTCAAAATTTCTAAAAAAGACTATTTTATAAAAACCATGCTTGCCGCTTTTGACAGTGTGGACGAATCTATGGACGCGGTCGCGGCCATTACCGCGCGCGGAATAGTGCCAAGGTGTATAGAGGCCATGGATAAAACCACTACAGCTGCGGTTGAGGCTTTCAGTAAAAGCGGTTATCCTACGGATACGGAAGCCCTTCTTCTTATAGAAACGGACGGAACAGCCAGAAAAGCTGCAAAAGAAATTAAGGAAATAGAAGCCGTTTGCAGGGAACATAACTGCAAAAAAATTATTATCGCTGAAAATGAGGAAAAACGGCAGGCTCTTTGGAAGGGGCGAAGCGGCGGTTACGCCGCGATGGCAAGGCTTGCCCCCAACGTTTTTGTTGAAGACGGCACCGTGCCCCGCGCCGTTTTGCCTGAGGCTATAAAAAAAACAAGGGAAATTTGCGAAACAAATTCCATTACGGCGGGTTTATTTTTTCACGCCGGGGACGGCAACCTGCATCCGAACGTGGTTTTTGACCAGCGCAGCAAGCAGGAAACAAACATTGTTGTAAAAGCGGGTAAAGAAATGCTTAAAGTCTGCACAGATTTAGGCGGCACTATTTCAGGCGAGCACGGCGTGGGCATTGAAAAACGTTCGGCCATGTCTTTTATGTACGGAGCTGCGGAAATTGCTTTTTTTAAAAAACTTAAAAACGCTTTGGACCCGGAAGGGGTATGCAATCCCGATAAAATTTTTCCCGTAACGGATAAAGAAAGCGCTGTTAAAGAAGCGGCAAAAGAAATTAAGGATTTGTCCGCCGTCATTGCCGCCGCGCGCAGTGTTAAAATACAAGGTTTAAACTCAAATAAAATTAAAACGGACAGAGCGAAAGTTTCTTTAAAAAACATAAACAAAATTTTAGATGTTGATATCAAAAACTATACAATTACCGTGCAGGCAGGCGCTAAAGTCACTGATGTTATTAAAGAACTTTCGGCTAAAAAACTTTATGCCGCGCTGCCTAAATACAAAGGCAGCGTGGGCGGCCTGTTCGCGCAGGGGTTATGTAATGAATTTAACTCCTATGTTACAGGTATGCAGGCCGTGCTTGCTGAGGGTGAAATTATAAATTACGGCGGCAAGTTTGTTAAAAACAGCGCGGGATATAATTTGGCCAGGCTTTTTGCGGGATCACAAGGCGCTTTCGGCGCGGTTACCGAACTTACTTTTAGAATATTTTCTGAAAAAAAGGCCGCTGTAACACAGCAAAAAACGCTTGCTGAAAACCCTTTTTACCAAAGAATAAAACAGACTGTTGATAAAAACAATAAATTTGAAGGAACTTTTGATGAATAG
- a CDS encoding (Fe-S)-binding protein, with protein MNRDIYYKTPPQRFLFNYGQEEMHQHILCTGLGEKNIYDSVSQCNKCAYCSRVCPFQLTQNREDRGPRARNLLARYIMEGKISLKQNTKELKEVCLTCMLCGSCTRECFAKVPTHDHVLELERALGRRELSFSVRFKKAFGKLTPFSLKRKIKKSALTPLTGPDQVLFVPSYEAKYKETKSGFNAFKNLNDIFGKIAVFYKECGMYNYVYGPLPQARKEAEALIGFYFDKKMEGKKIVTDSLELYNFFKKYPQLFKLTPLEEKAKKFALNVFYLADVLPAQKPTALKSQDKVLLTKTSVFSAEKELFKTSEDMLKNIYGANYLPGWQGEAYPLALLGYGHIKPKENKIFLENKIKFIASAQADILVCPSLEQKIILNKHVKKYYAKVKVVYIGDLYGGKTYGGRAA; from the coding sequence ATGAATAGGGACATTTATTACAAAACGCCGCCGCAGCGGTTTCTTTTTAACTACGGGCAGGAAGAAATGCATCAGCATATTCTTTGCACCGGTTTGGGCGAAAAAAATATTTATGACAGCGTAAGCCAATGTAATAAATGCGCTTATTGCAGCAGGGTGTGCCCGTTTCAGCTGACCCAAAACAGGGAAGACCGCGGCCCACGAGCAAGGAATCTTTTAGCCCGCTATATAATGGAAGGCAAAATAAGTTTAAAACAGAACACAAAAGAATTGAAAGAAGTTTGCCTTACCTGTATGCTTTGCGGTTCCTGCACGCGCGAATGTTTCGCTAAAGTTCCCACGCATGACCATGTGCTGGAACTTGAAAGAGCTTTGGGCCGGCGCGAATTGTCTTTTAGCGTAAGATTTAAAAAAGCGTTTGGCAAATTAACGCCGTTTTCTCTTAAAAGAAAAATCAAAAAAAGCGCTTTAACGCCGCTTACAGGGCCGGACCAAGTACTGTTTGTGCCTTCCTATGAAGCTAAATACAAAGAAACTAAAAGCGGTTTTAACGCATTTAAAAATTTAAATGATATTTTTGGCAAAATAGCGGTTTTTTATAAGGAATGCGGTATGTATAATTATGTTTACGGGCCATTGCCGCAAGCAAGGAAAGAAGCCGAAGCCTTGATTGGTTTTTATTTTGATAAAAAAATGGAAGGCAAAAAAATTGTTACCGACTCTTTGGAGCTTTATAATTTTTTTAAAAAATACCCGCAGTTATTTAAATTAACGCCTTTGGAAGAAAAAGCCAAGAAGTTTGCCCTAAATGTTTTTTACCTGGCGGATGTTTTGCCCGCGCAAAAACCAACAGCTTTAAAATCCCAAGATAAAGTTTTGCTTACAAAAACAAGCGTATTTTCAGCTGAGAAAGAGCTTTTTAAAACGAGTGAAGATATGCTTAAAAATATATACGGGGCCAACTATTTGCCCGGGTGGCAAGGCGAGGCTTATCCCTTGGCTCTGCTTGGTTACGGGCATATAAAACCCAAAGAAAATAAGATTTTTTTGGAAAACAAAATAAAGTTTATAGCTTCCGCCCAGGCTGATATTTTGGTGTGTCCCAGCTTGGAACAGAAAATTATTCTTAACAAGCATGTAAAAAAATATTATGCTAAGGTTAAGGTCGTTTATATTGGAGATTTATATGGCGGCAAAACTTACGGCGGAAGAGCAGCTTAA
- a CDS encoding TldD/PmbA family protein has translation MKKTLFLLILCIPAAAFSQDILLNSMRGELDRSFKVLKKQSPPVYYMSYYAEDSEKYIISASLGDIVIDNTLRSRGLNADVRVGSRKLDNTHEFKGSYDNALALQTYSMPLEDNEKAIKNVIWRATEEAVKMEQDRFLKVKTNAAVKTKSEDDSADFSKPVKKVDFYEPVKPQLIDTKAISEKVKELSSLMKGHDFILNSEVTFSSNVTNRYLVTSEGSNIVEGNALVRLFYNISTRNEDGMVLNVSNSYDGFNVGDLAGKDIIAADIKRDIEILKKLRNAPVVEPFTGPVILKNKASGVFFHEILGHRVEGHRQKSESFGQTFTKKINEQIVSPVISVYDDPTLSHFNGTPLRGYYKYDDDGVAAKKAVVIEDGVLKGFFMGRSPIKNFEESNGHGRKALGRRTVARMGNTIVKAKDPVSFEELKQKLKEEIKRQNKPYGLIIEDTSGGLTAIDRYAPQSFKVDISLVYKVYPDDREDELVRGVSVVGTPLLSFNKILAAADDDGVFNGTCGAESGWVPVSAVSPSILIGELEVEKIAKDSYSLPILKNPTGGKN, from the coding sequence ATGAAAAAAACGCTTTTTTTACTTATATTATGTATCCCGGCGGCGGCCTTTTCACAAGATATCTTATTAAATTCCATGAGGGGGGAGCTTGACCGCAGCTTTAAAGTGCTTAAAAAGCAGTCGCCCCCTGTATATTATATGTCCTATTATGCGGAAGACAGTGAAAAGTATATAATTTCCGCTTCTTTGGGGGATATTGTTATAGACAATACTCTCCGCTCCAGAGGGCTTAACGCAGACGTCCGCGTGGGCAGCCGCAAATTGGATAATACGCATGAATTTAAAGGTTCTTATGATAACGCTTTGGCTCTGCAAACATACAGCATGCCGCTTGAAGATAACGAAAAGGCTATAAAAAATGTTATATGGAGAGCTACGGAAGAAGCTGTTAAAATGGAGCAGGACAGGTTTCTAAAGGTAAAAACAAACGCCGCCGTTAAAACAAAAAGCGAAGATGATTCCGCCGATTTTTCAAAACCGGTAAAAAAAGTTGATTTCTACGAACCTGTAAAACCGCAATTAATAGACACTAAAGCTATTAGTGAAAAAGTTAAAGAGCTTTCTTCTTTAATGAAAGGGCATGACTTCATTTTAAACTCGGAGGTTACTTTTTCCTCCAATGTTACAAACAGATATTTAGTAACCAGCGAGGGCAGCAATATAGTAGAAGGCAACGCTCTTGTACGCTTGTTTTACAATATATCCACCCGTAATGAAGACGGCATGGTTTTAAATGTTTCAAACTCTTATGACGGTTTTAACGTGGGTGATTTGGCCGGTAAAGACATTATTGCCGCGGATATTAAAAGAGATATTGAAATTTTAAAAAAATTAAGAAACGCCCCCGTGGTGGAACCGTTTACCGGCCCCGTTATACTTAAAAACAAAGCCAGCGGCGTTTTCTTTCACGAGATACTGGGCCACAGGGTAGAAGGCCATAGGCAAAAAAGTGAAAGTTTCGGACAAACCTTTACCAAAAAAATTAATGAACAAATAGTTTCTCCCGTAATAAGCGTTTATGACGACCCGACCCTTTCACATTTTAACGGCACCCCGTTAAGAGGTTATTATAAATATGATGATGACGGCGTTGCCGCCAAAAAAGCCGTTGTTATAGAAGACGGCGTTTTAAAAGGTTTTTTTATGGGCAGAAGTCCTATAAAGAATTTTGAGGAATCCAACGGGCACGGGCGCAAAGCGCTGGGGCGCCGCACAGTCGCGCGCATGGGCAATACAATAGTAAAAGCGAAAGACCCCGTGTCTTTTGAAGAACTTAAGCAAAAACTTAAAGAAGAAATAAAAAGGCAAAACAAACCCTACGGCCTTATTATAGAAGATACTTCGGGCGGGCTTACCGCAATAGACAGATACGCTCCACAATCTTTTAAAGTAGATATTTCTTTAGTTTATAAGGTTTACCCCGATGACAGGGAGGACGAGCTTGTCCGGGGCGTAAGCGTTGTGGGCACGCCTTTACTTAGCTTTAATAAAATTCTTGCCGCCGCTGATGACGACGGCGTATTTAACGGGACTTGCGGGGCGGAATCTGGCTGGGTGCCCGTATCGGCCGTATCGCCGAGTATATTGATAGGAGAGCTGGAAGTTGAAAAAATAGCAAAAGACTCCTACAGCCTTCCTATACTTAAAAATCCTACAGGGGGTAAAAATTAA